The genomic stretch GCTGTCGGTTTTTTCTACCGCAGGGAACAGCACCAAGCCGCCAATCTGCATGGAAAGCTCGTACTTGCTTGCCTCATAACCGAAACTGCCCGCCATGCCGCAACAACCCGTCGGTAGGGTTTTCACCATGTAGCCCGCAGGCAGTTGCAGCATCTTTTCGGTGTGTTTGAGCGAAGACAGCGCCTTTTGGTGGCAATGCCCGTGCAAGATGATTTCCCGCTTTTCGGCTTTGAATTGTTCCGAACGGATGTTGCCTTTGGTGGCTTCATTGGCAATAAATTCATCCAGCAGGTAGGTATTTTGCGCAATTTTTTCAGCGGCAGCTTTGAGGTAAGGTGGCACCAATCGCAAATACTCATCCCTGAACGTCAGAATTGCCGAAGGTTCTATGCCAATGAGCGGTGCGGCTTCGCTCACGTAGTCTTTGAGCAGTTCTACATTGCGGATGGCAATTTTCCGCGCTTCTTTGAGTAAACCTTTGGAAATCCACGTCCGACCGCTTTCTATGTGTTGCGGCAGGGCAATGCCGTAGCCCAAACCTTTCAGTAGTTCATACGCCGCCTTGCCGACCTGCTGGTCGTTGTAGTCGGTAAATTCGTCAATGAACAGATTGACGGTCAGCTGTTTGCCTTCCGCAGGCTGAATCATTTGCCTGAGCGTCTTTT from Rhodoflexus caldus encodes the following:
- a CDS encoding (Fe-S)-binding protein, with the protein product GASGGILRHAEQCNGSGDCRKSHLSGGTMCPSYMATRSEKDTTRARANILRELLTRPVNKKDPFNHPEIYEVMDLCLSCKGCKAECPSNVDVAALKAEFLQHWHEANGISLQTRMVANFVLTQKLAMLAPNFYNWLFGSSPLAPLLKQLAGFHPKRSLPKVGKKTLRQMIQPAEGKQLTVNLFIDEFTDYNDQQVGKAAYELLKGLGYGIALPQHIESGRTWISKGLLKEARKIAIRNVELLKDYVSEAAPLIGIEPSAILTFRDEYLRLVPPYLKAAAEKIAQNTYLLDEFIANEATKGNIRSEQFKAEKREIILHGHCHQKALSSLKHTEKMLQLPAGYMVKTLPTGCCGMAGSFGYEASKYELSMQIGGLVLFPAVEKTDSRTLIAAPGTSCRHQIHDGTGRTAQHPAEILREALVE